The Rhododendron vialii isolate Sample 1 chromosome 1a, ASM3025357v1 region GCAACTGCCCGGTTAACCCACAACCATTACATTTCCTTCTCTGCTTGACAGCCTTCTCTTTTCCCCCTTTCAAACGTTTACCACAACCCTTTGCCCTAACTTGAAGTGGTTCTTTCAAACAATGTTGGCTTCCGAGAGAAGAAGGCACTTGGatacgactcgttgaaccatcttTGCGAGAACTCCTCATCAATGCAATCTTTTTTTGACTAGATTCCAAAGCTTCTCGCACAACttcactttcttcttcatctAATACAGCATCATCGATAACTGTACAAGCAAGTTGGAAAAGACCTTGTCGTCTCACAAGAAGTGAACTGTTACATATTTCTTTCACACCACTACCTAAGTCATCCATCACCCTGCCTGCTTTTGCTGTTTTCGTCCACCTCTGCAAGATGTATTTAGTAGGGAGTTCTCTAATTTGGATTCTAAACAGGTACGCTAATAGGTGCCGACATGGAATTCCATCGAATTCAAACATCTTACAGCTACAACTCACACGGTTCAATGACTTGTCTACCGAAATCTCACGAATTCTCGCACCTTCCATTTCTTCTCTCTGAACATTCCACAAACACCAATGTTCATTCTCGCGTATTAACGTAACCACATACGCATTAATTTGAAAGATTTCCTCTTGAAACCTCTCAAATATGGTTCGTGTATATATTTcgctcattttcttttccattgccCACGAGGTTTTCAAGAGAGGTTTCTCATTTACATctttatgatcgaaatccaattcaTTATGTCGAATTTTGGCAAGTGCCCTATTGAACCGCGTCACAAAATCCATCATTGAATTTTCTTTGGAGACATAGCGCTTGAAAAACGAATGAGAAATTTCAGCCCgttgactactagtcatgtgggCAGAAAACATGTGGTTCGTATATGCAGGAACCCATCTATCACGAATTTCATACATGTCCTGCAACCATTTATTGTTGGACAACTTAGAGTTTCCTACAATAGCTGCCCATCTTGCATCGAACTCTCCAGGTGTTTCAGAATTCCATATACATTTCTTCAACTCATCATAATGTTCCTTATATAAAAGTCCAcccaatttttcagaaaatttgcTCACAATGTGCCAAATACAATATCGATGAAACGTATTCGGAAGAGCAGAAGCAATTGCTCTTGTCATTGCTGGATCTTGatcagttatgatcattttgggTGGTCCACCTGGCATCGCTTTTAACCATTCATTGAAGAACCACACAAACGAATCAGTTTTTTCGTCACTCAAGAACGCACACCCAAGAAGTGTTGTTTGCCTGTGGTGGTTGACCCCCAATATAGGTGCAAATATCAAAGAATATTTGTTTGTATAGTACGTAGTATCAAACACTACCACATCCCCAAAATATTGATATGACTTTCTAGAGGTCGCATCCGCCCAAAAACAATGAGTCATTCTATCCTTGTCATCTCTCTCGAATGTGAACCTGAAACCTGGattcttttgttgttcaatCTCGAAATGCTCATATAATATGTTTGCGTCATGACCATGTACTACATTCTTCGTATCTCTTTTATCATTGTAAAGATCTCGGGGTAAAAATCCTACATTTTCAATACCCCCCGCTTGCAACTCAAAAATACTCATTTGTTGGTAAGTTGGCACATTAGCAGCAGATAATTGTTGCGTTAAAGCTTTTTGTGCGGCTGACACTCGACGATGAGATTTTAACAAATGCACCTTTCTTGGCGTTGTAAGCTCATGGTTATGACCCTCGACAAATTTTGATACAACAAACACTTCACCTTTTCTCACGACAGCTAGTTTTGCACCACAACGCTCTCTAGTTAAACCCCGACGTCGTGAAGTGGCCTTAGAATTTCTCCTCTCCCCTTCTTTAAAACAAACGTACTCCTTCCTCATTACTTTACCATTCTCACCCAACCTACTAGAATTGATTCGCACACTAAATCCAGCTTCTCTAGCATAATCGTTGTAAAATTTCAGAACGTCGTCTAAGTTGACAAATTCTTGGTCAATTTTCGGTATCACGTCATTTTTAACTTGAGGAGTGTAAATTTCTTGACAAGAATTCACAGATGATTGACACGGTTGGGATGGTGAAGGTGATACTGCTATGTCTTCCAAAGATTGcattctaaaaatcaaaatagaaaacaattACTAACATGCAAAAAACATTTAAGACAAAACATTTAAGGCGATACTGCTATAatatgcaacaaattttttAGAAAGGAGGAGAGATACCTCGACGGTGGTGCTCGAAACATAGGGGTTGGATCAATGTTCGATCGATCTTGTTCTTCCATTTTATCAAATTGTGAGCTACTTATGGGTAACCTACCAATGGCAGACATTATCTCAACTTGTTCTTTTCAATCAgagattacaaaaaaaaaaaaaaaacagcataaGTCACACAATATTAAGCTGATTTTATTCATTCCTAACCAATCCATAACAAAGAACTGGTTTTTATAAGTATACTTCAGCTCCGTATTAATTGTGAATATCTCAGAAGCAATATCTCAGAAGCAACTGAAACATTTATACAATAGTTGCACTTCAATCACATATCCAGAGTACCAATTTTAAGTATTCAACAC contains the following coding sequences:
- the LOC131329648 gene encoding protein FAR1-RELATED SEQUENCE 5-like produces the protein MSAIGRLPISSSQFDKMEEQDRSNIDPTPMFRAPPSRMQSLEDIAVSPSPSQPCQSSVNSCQEIYTPQVKNDVIPKIDQEFVNLDDVLKFYNDYAREAGFSVRINSSRLGENGKVMRKEYVCFKEGERRNSKATSRRRGLTRERCGAKLAVVRKGEVFVVSKFVEGHNHELTTPRKVHLLKSHRRVSAAQKALTQQLSAANVPTYQQMSIFELQAGGIENVGFLPRDLYNDKRDTKNVVHGHDANILYEHFEIEQQKNPGFRFTFERDDKDRMTHCFWADATSRKSYQYFGDVVVFDTTYYTNKYSLIFAPILGVNHHRQTTLLGCAFLSDEKTDSFVWFFNEWLKAMPGGPPKMIITDQDPAMTRAIASALPNTFHRYCIWHIVSKFSEKLGGLLYKEHYDELKKCIWNSETPGEFDARWAAIVGNSKLSNNKWLQDMYEIRDRWVPAYTNHMFSAHMTSSQRAEISHSFFKRYVSKENSMMDFVTRFNRALAKIRHNELDFDHKDVNEKPLLKTSWAMEKKMSEIYTRTIFERFQEEIFQINAYVVTLIRENEHWCLWNVQREEMEGARIREISVDKSLNRVSCSCKMFEFDGIPCRHLLAYLFRIQIRELPTKYILQRWTKTAKAGRVMDDLGSGVKEICNSSLLVRRQGLFQLACTVIDDAVLDEEESEVVREALESSQKKIALMRSSRKDGSTSRIQVPSSLGSQHCLKEPLQVRAKGCGKRLKGGKEKAVKQRRKCNGCGLTGQLHDKRNCPKLMNMSSQDVRLSDDEDDDEDDVDDEL